One genomic region from Pseudomonadota bacterium encodes:
- a CDS encoding GNAT family N-acetyltransferase, whose translation MRDWAFANTRLRALASYIDPANQRAIALAERLGGQPVEGPPGVVTYRYCARMAEASPKRPGTEPHG comes from the coding sequence ATGCGCGATTGGGCCTTCGCCAACACACGGCTTCGCGCGCTTGCGAGCTACATCGACCCGGCCAACCAGCGAGCGATCGCGCTGGCCGAACGGCTCGGCGGGCAACCGGTTGAAGGACCGCCCGGCGTCGTCACGTACCGCTACTGCGCCCGGATGGCTGAAGCCTCGCCGAAGCGGCCCGGAACCGAGCCCCACGGCTGA
- a CDS encoding serine/threonine protein kinase — MRPGVNATLVNTSREVALGMRQDSNASSGVRQIAQVDDELSGRTLGAYEIMGRLASGGMASVYLGRRRGARGFERLFAVKVLHRHLERHPDAVRWFLNEARVAAQIRHPNVVSAVDVSDRSQAGCYMVMDYVPGDHLFNLLRAAGRRGRRIRVSDALRVISDVLAGLAAAHRVQDEFGRPFGLVHRDLSPHNVMLGEDGIARITDFGVAQISGPAAAVRVRLVARRQPTAGKLAYMSPEQALGSRLDQRSDLFTVGILLWESLVGKRLFAARDRRSVVRRLCRSAVPAPSRFYPELAPYDALTLRALSRSPAMRFQNADDFAQALELVAEQGAGLASQRVLGRLVRGLAAEKLDSERALLRYGSQRSDAGTGLRRRRDRSQPTAPRQDQALVLPPPPPRGAFSA, encoded by the coding sequence ATGCGACCGGGGGTGAATGCAACGCTGGTGAACACGAGCCGTGAGGTGGCGCTCGGGATGCGACAGGACTCGAACGCTTCCTCGGGCGTACGGCAAATCGCACAGGTTGATGACGAGTTGAGCGGGCGGACCCTGGGAGCCTACGAAATCATGGGTCGACTGGCATCCGGCGGCATGGCGAGCGTGTATCTGGGGCGCCGGCGAGGGGCGAGGGGGTTCGAGCGTCTGTTTGCGGTCAAGGTCTTGCATCGGCACCTCGAACGCCATCCGGACGCAGTGCGCTGGTTCTTGAACGAAGCCCGTGTCGCCGCGCAGATCCGCCACCCCAACGTGGTGTCGGCCGTCGACGTCAGCGACCGATCCCAGGCCGGCTGCTACATGGTGATGGACTACGTCCCCGGCGATCACCTCTTTAACCTGCTTCGGGCCGCGGGGCGACGCGGCCGGCGTATTCGGGTCTCGGACGCGCTGAGAGTCATCTCCGATGTGCTAGCGGGACTCGCCGCCGCACACCGCGTACAGGACGAATTCGGGCGGCCGTTCGGGCTCGTACACCGCGATCTGTCCCCCCACAACGTCATGCTGGGGGAAGACGGTATCGCGCGGATTACCGACTTCGGCGTCGCCCAGATCTCCGGCCCCGCAGCCGCGGTTCGCGTGCGGTTGGTAGCCCGCCGGCAGCCGACGGCCGGCAAGCTCGCGTACATGTCCCCCGAGCAAGCGCTGGGCTCGCGTCTCGACCAGCGTTCCGATCTGTTCACCGTCGGCATCCTGCTGTGGGAGAGCCTGGTCGGCAAACGCCTGTTCGCGGCCAGGGATCGACGGTCGGTCGTCCGCCGGCTGTGCCGGTCGGCCGTGCCTGCGCCGTCGCGTTTCTATCCCGAGCTGGCGCCCTACGATGCGTTGACCCTACGGGCCTTGTCTCGTTCCCCCGCGATGCGGTTCCAGAACGCCGACGATTTCGCACAAGCGCTCGAGCTGGTAGCCGAGCAGGGAGCGGGCTTGGCGTCACAGCGTGTGCTCGGCAGGCTCGTGCGCGGGCTGGCTGCAGAGAAACTCGACTCGGAGCGCGCCTTGCTCCGGTACGGCTCGCAACGCTCGGACGCGGGCACCGGCCTGAGACGGCGTCGCGACCGAAGCCAACCAACGGCGCCAAGGCAGGACCAGGCCCTCGTGCTGCCGCCACCGCCCCCCCGCGGCGCCTTCTCGGCCTAG
- a CDS encoding DUF502 domain-containing protein, translating into MKKLKKLRKPRTFRFGHLFGRDLLTRLLKNFVKGCLVVAPVAFTLWVVFTLFSFVDNLMLEFEVPGLGAAVTLTVITIVGALASNVAARRFFESAEELLTKFPPLKLLYSSLRDFIGALVGDQERSFDRPVAATLTPDGGAKIMGFVTREDLDTLGLGGHVAVYVPQSYNFAGNLLLFPREQVQALDIDKTKAMAFIVSGGVVSTHGDRRSTTEIARTRAS; encoded by the coding sequence GTGAAGAAACTCAAGAAACTCAGAAAACCCAGGACGTTCCGGTTTGGCCATCTGTTTGGCCGCGACCTGCTGACCAGACTGCTCAAGAACTTCGTCAAGGGCTGCCTGGTCGTGGCTCCGGTCGCCTTCACGCTTTGGGTGGTCTTCACGTTGTTTTCGTTCGTGGACAACCTGATGCTCGAGTTCGAGGTGCCGGGCCTGGGGGCGGCGGTCACGCTTACCGTGATCACGATCGTCGGTGCGCTGGCGTCCAATGTGGCTGCAAGGCGTTTCTTCGAGTCGGCCGAGGAACTGCTGACCAAGTTCCCCCCGCTCAAGCTGCTCTACAGCTCGCTAAGAGACTTCATCGGAGCGTTGGTCGGGGATCAGGAGCGGAGCTTTGACCGGCCCGTGGCCGCCACCCTTACCCCTGACGGCGGCGCCAAGATCATGGGGTTCGTGACCCGCGAGGACCTGGACACCCTGGGTCTGGGCGGCCACGTAGCAGTCTACGTCCCGCAATCCTACAATTTCGCGGGGAATCTCTTGTTGTTCCCACGCGAACAGGTACAGGCGCTCGATATCGACAAGACCAAGGCCATGGCGTTCATCGTTTCAGGCGGGGTGGTTTCTACCCACGGCGATCGGCGCTCCACCACGGAGATCGCTCGAACCCGCGCGAGTTAG
- a CDS encoding response regulator — protein sequence MESNPSQSLLHADPLRSSETDEVPIRGSNAPHRALARMGRQSPAAPSSQNRMPDGPALGVASSFPGRDWTGTARVLVIDDEPMVLRCLQRALRGHELVLALDGIAAFDRLEHDRRFDVILCDLAMPQMGGRKLHAMIKGRWPGLEQRMVFMTGGALPGDDRSFIGTIDNRRIDKPFDVSELRRQVMEIARDVGSYRPRNS from the coding sequence ATGGAATCAAACCCGTCTCAGAGTCTGCTGCATGCCGATCCACTCCGGTCGAGTGAGACAGATGAGGTTCCCATCCGCGGCAGCAACGCACCCCATCGGGCGCTAGCCCGCATGGGTCGCCAGTCCCCGGCCGCTCCATCGAGCCAGAACCGCATGCCCGATGGGCCCGCGCTAGGCGTCGCGTCCTCGTTTCCGGGTCGGGACTGGACCGGAACCGCCCGCGTGCTGGTCATTGATGACGAGCCCATGGTGCTGCGCTGCCTACAGCGCGCGTTGCGCGGACACGAGCTGGTTCTCGCTCTGGACGGCATCGCCGCGTTCGATCGGTTGGAGCACGATCGCCGCTTTGACGTGATCCTCTGCGATCTGGCCATGCCGCAGATGGGTGGGCGCAAACTGCATGCCATGATCAAGGGGCGATGGCCCGGGCTTGAGCAACGCATGGTGTTCATGACCGGCGGTGCATTGCCGGGCGACGACCGGTCGTTCATAGGAACGATCGACAATCGAAGAATCGACAAGCCTTTCGATGTGTCCGAGCTCCGAAGGCAGGTCATGGAGATCGCCCGGGACGTGGGCTCGTACCGGCCGCGGAACTCCTGA
- a CDS encoding UbiD family decarboxylase, which produces MGYASLAACVRDLQSHGHLRRVDVELDPFLELAALQRSAYRAGGPALLFTNVKGCRFPLVCNLFGTLERARFMFRDSLRAVERLIELRVDPTRLVRQPWRYLGVPLTALRMLPRRTARAPVLKHTMRVSELPHVQSWPRDGGAFITLPQVYSEHPERPGLHASNLGMYRIQLSGGHYQGDREVGLHYQIHRGIGVHHEAALRRGQTLPVNVFVGGPPAMTLAAVMPLPEGMSELGFAGALSRRRVRMAPVADGLPVHADADFCLVGHVEPGRTLPEGPFGDHLGYYSLAHDFPVLTVQRVHHRDDPIWPFTTVGRPPQEDTVFGKLVHELSEPMIPALIPGVHAVHAVDAAGVHPLLLALGSERYSPYAELAQPQELLTQANAILGQGQMSLAKYVVIAARDDALPSGLHDIGAFLDHVLSRFRAERDLHFHTETTIDTLDYSGAGLHRGSKLVIAAVGKAIRKLPAALPSGLRLPEGFSEPRVVIPGVLSVRAPRASQPGGHELEPGLNRFCTSYRASDAINAFPWIVLVDDSDFTARNLDNFLWVTFTRSDPARDIWGIEATIRHKHWGCRGALVIDARVKEHHAPALEEDAAVTQKLEGLAVKGGPLEGLMG; this is translated from the coding sequence ATGGGCTACGCTTCGCTCGCAGCCTGCGTTCGCGATTTGCAGAGCCACGGTCACTTGCGTCGTGTGGATGTCGAGCTCGACCCCTTTTTGGAGCTGGCTGCCCTTCAGCGCAGCGCCTATCGAGCCGGCGGGCCCGCACTGCTGTTTACCAACGTCAAAGGCTGTCGCTTCCCGCTGGTATGCAACCTCTTTGGCACGTTGGAGCGGGCGCGCTTCATGTTTCGCGACTCGCTGCGCGCGGTGGAGCGCCTGATCGAGCTGCGCGTCGACCCGACCCGGCTTGTACGTCAACCTTGGCGCTACCTCGGTGTGCCCCTGACGGCACTGCGCATGCTGCCGCGGCGCACTGCGCGCGCTCCCGTGCTCAAGCACACGATGCGCGTGAGCGAGCTGCCGCACGTGCAGTCATGGCCGCGGGACGGCGGAGCCTTCATCACGCTGCCCCAGGTCTACAGCGAGCACCCGGAGCGTCCAGGCCTCCATGCCTCCAACCTCGGGATGTACCGGATTCAACTCTCGGGAGGTCACTACCAAGGTGATCGCGAGGTGGGCCTTCACTACCAGATCCACCGCGGCATCGGTGTGCACCACGAAGCAGCCCTGCGACGCGGGCAGACCCTGCCCGTAAACGTGTTCGTGGGTGGACCGCCGGCGATGACGCTCGCGGCCGTCATGCCCTTGCCGGAAGGCATGTCCGAGCTCGGCTTTGCAGGCGCCCTGTCGCGACGCCGCGTCCGCATGGCGCCGGTTGCGGATGGCTTGCCGGTTCACGCCGATGCCGACTTCTGCCTCGTCGGACACGTGGAACCCGGACGCACGCTGCCGGAAGGCCCTTTCGGCGACCACTTGGGCTACTACAGCCTGGCGCACGATTTCCCGGTGCTGACCGTGCAGCGCGTCCATCATCGCGATGACCCCATCTGGCCCTTCACGACGGTGGGGCGGCCCCCTCAAGAGGACACCGTCTTCGGCAAGCTGGTGCATGAGCTTAGCGAGCCCATGATCCCGGCGCTGATTCCCGGAGTCCACGCAGTGCACGCAGTCGACGCAGCAGGGGTGCACCCGCTGTTGCTGGCGTTGGGCAGCGAACGTTACAGCCCCTACGCCGAGCTCGCGCAGCCCCAAGAACTGCTGACGCAAGCCAACGCGATCCTGGGGCAGGGACAGATGTCGCTGGCCAAGTATGTGGTCATCGCGGCCCGCGACGATGCGCTCCCTTCGGGCCTTCACGACATCGGCGCCTTTCTTGACCACGTGCTGTCGCGCTTCCGCGCGGAGCGCGACCTGCACTTTCACACTGAGACCACCATCGACACGCTCGACTATTCCGGAGCGGGCCTGCATCGAGGCTCCAAGCTGGTCATCGCCGCCGTCGGAAAAGCAATTCGCAAGCTGCCGGCGGCACTGCCTTCCGGCCTGCGTCTGCCAGAGGGCTTCTCGGAGCCTCGGGTGGTCATCCCGGGGGTGCTCAGCGTGCGTGCTCCCAGAGCGAGCCAGCCCGGCGGCCACGAGCTTGAACCTGGCCTGAATCGCTTCTGCACGAGCTACCGCGCGAGCGACGCGATCAACGCCTTCCCATGGATCGTGCTGGTGGACGACAGCGACTTCACAGCGCGCAACCTCGATAACTTCCTGTGGGTCACGTTTACGCGTTCCGATCCCGCACGAGACATCTGGGGCATCGAGGCAACCATCCGCCACAAGCATTGGGGCTGTCGCGGCGCGCTCGTGATCGATGCGCGTGTCAAGGAACACCATGCTCCTGCGCTCGAAGAGGACGCGGCCGTAACACAGAAGCTCGAAGGGCTCGCGGTCAAGGGAGGGCCGCTGGAAGGCCTGATGGGTTAG